The following nucleotide sequence is from Amia ocellicauda isolate fAmiCal2 chromosome 2, fAmiCal2.hap1, whole genome shotgun sequence.
TTCTGTACACAATTACAATGAGCCCAAAAGAGAGAGATTCTTCACTCACTTCCTGTTCACTTTGACTTACACCCAGGATCCAAAAATTTCAAGGCCGACTTGCTCCACAACCCGTGGAATCCATTCTGTCTCTCACCTGCATTCTGGCTCCTATTCAATGGAACATCTGGGATCAGATTCAGCAAGGACCCTTCTCTGATCCTGCCCTTCCACTTGTCGAGCAAATTGGACCTATGTCCCATCTTCAGTGCACTACCAACTATTGCAATGGATCCACTGGACTCCTGCCTCTTGTCACCCAGGTGTCAACCACACTGTAGCCTTGGAGGTTCTGGTGGCCTGCCTAGGTGTGCAATGTCAACTGATACACAGAAGTCCTTTATTTTTCAGGTTTTCTGCATCTACGGGCTGTCAGAGGacagttgccacagagagacaggagagtacaggtgagaggtagccatcttgttgtttgactagattcagaccagtcttagcattgctcattttgttttaagtttgccttaattgacgttagcattgtctgtagtttgcctaaattgaagtaaattcagttcagctgctgagttggtgaaagtaaacaggttggaGAAGGGTGTTCTggctaggactagcaggaattctgttgcaggaggagccaggtgtggccagttaggtgtgaattggggcagGTAGAGAAAAGCtatttaaagcagctgttgagaaagagctgtgctgttctcgctgacaaaagttaagcagttgaccagggaacaggaaccaacagactaattttttttttaaatactaacatttagaagcatgtggccactacagtgtcaggtttgcagaatgattgccttcatggattattagtaatattatttttatttcttggcagatggccttatccagggcgacttacaacataagtgcaatataaagaaggtttcatttgtgaacgttgtcggcaggttgaaatcctagagatcaaggttcgtgatcttgaggctcagcttgttgatctgcactgtattagggatatagaagaattggtcaatcagcctagaataaacctaggagagttgggacctcagagcaggacagtctagagaactgctgggttacagaagggttttagaaaagaaaaaacagatgacatgccacaggttaacaatcagtccattcaaaccctaagagagatcaggataaatgaggaggaggtactaaagggacaagcagaattaaaaacaaacaaatcacctgggccagatgggatatttccaacagtacttaaagaaattagggaaattatttataggccactaactcaaatattccaaatgacacttagaacaggggatgtgccaactgactggaagacagcaaatgtcataccaatccacaagaaaggggaaaaaactgagccaggaaattacagaccaatcagtatcacctgcatcacctgtaaaatgttggaaaaaatgattagactgattaggagcatctcaatgaaaaccatattcttggagatagtcaacatgggtttagacgaggcagatcatgtcttactaatttattagaattttttgaacatgcaaccacagttgtagatcatgtgaaagcattacagtacagtactatattaatgatctggactctgggatagttagcaaacttgtcaaatttgcagatgatactaaaataggcggctcagcagatacaatctcggcagcacaggctattcaaagggacttagataatattcagttgtgggccgacacctggcagatgaaagtcaatgtggacaagtgcaaggtattacatgcaggtaacaaaaatgtccactataatgacactatgggaggaacagaactagatgaagtaacgcatgagacctaggagtctatgcggactcctcactttctccatccaatcaatgtggggaagcaataaaaaaggcaaacacaatgctagggtatattgtcaaaagtgcagaattgagaacaagggcagtgatgttcagactgtacaatgcactagtcagagctcatctggatactgtggacagttctgggctccacacttcaagaaagatatcgctgctctagaggcagttcagaggagagcaaccagacttattccaggtctgaagggaaagtcctactgagagactgaggaactgaaccttttcaccttgtgtcatggtcccctagcgctccccctctatccccactaggggccgccatttccctgccttctccctgctttcGTCACTCTGTCTATTAACATTCtggtcacccatgtgcactcctgttctaTCCCTTTGTTcccattcaccctgcacctcccaagcctggttcctgcaCCCCTTTATAATCCcatcacttccctcagtcggggCGAAGTTTCGTCAGTGCTGCCTGCGAttccgagccctgttcctccgagcCCGTCTTGTTCCCTCGACCAtcgcctgtgaccacgaccacgtctctGTCCAGCCTCCATTGCCCTGATCTGCCGGTACctgacccacgcctgtccgaACATCCTGCGATCCAGCACTGCCATCATCCTCCAGATTGTCCTGGCTCTCTTGTGGTTGTTCATTCATAGCTGCCACGTTGTTCTCCAGCTCTTCCCCTCCATTTTCAATGTCAGcagatttacatttatttttaacaataaatCGATACATTTTCGAGCAGATTGCAAAACTATCTCATAGCTAACTGATAGCCAGGTCACTCAGTCACTCATTCTACTTGGGATCGGTCTTTCTGTTCATGTTGCAACAATAGATATTCAGTGAAGTGATTCATAAGGTcaacattaaattaatgtatgaattagtgcattaattaataaaatctatctttttttttgtatagtgCCTTCACAGGTCCGCCACAGAGCGCTATACATGCAACacatgtacagcaaaataaaataatacataaataatacaatacaatacataaaaataaacatttaacgGTTGAAattatctaaaataaagtaaaaggacattacataaataaacctttataaattaattcatcaattcttaaattaattcatcaattcattaaataaaccatCAATTCATTAACCAATTCATGTTTGCCAAGTGgtctttcaatttaatttggcaaacaaacatttttaatgCATGTCAATCACCCGAGGTGGCGGATTTTGACCTTCACCAGGCAGCAGTTTTGAGCCAAACACACGCAGGGGGCGGGCTGCTCGATGGTGCTGTGATTGTGACGTGGGGCTgctgtggtggtggggggacGATTACTTTTAGATTAGAAAATATTCTCAGAGTCTGTTTTGACCCTTGACAGCTACTTTAAAGTCTCGTAAGTGCTGTAttacttggatcaagtccccacgtagtctctgtTCCacggtgaaaaggttcaggtcctcagtctctcagtaggacattcccttcagacctggaataagtctggttgctctcctctgaactgcctctagagcagcgatatctttcttgaagtgtggagcccagaactgtccacagtatccagatgagctctaactagtgcattgtacagtctgaacatcactgcccttgttctcaattctacacttttgacaatataccctagaattgtgtttgccttttttattgtttccccacattgtttggatggagaaagtgaggagtccacatagactcctaggtctttctcatgcgttacttcatctagttctattcctcacaTAGTGTCATtacagtggacatttctgttacctgcatgtattaccttgcacttgtccacactgaatttcatctgccaggtgtcgcccacaactgaatattatctaagtccctttgaatagcctgtgctgcagagattgtatctgctgaaccgcctattttagtatcatctgcaaatttgacaagtttgctaactatcccagagtccagatcattaatatagtactgtactgtactgtaatatagtactaacctagtactgatccctgtggaattccactaacaacctcagaACAAACCAGTATAAGGTGATTAAGAAGGCTTTTATACAGCTTCTCTAGAATTACGCAGTAGCggagctgggggtggggggagcccCTTGTTGCTGCAGAAtttacagttattttattttcctaaaacTAAAACTTTAGTTACATTTAACAATAATGATAGCACAACACAACCATGCTATGATAGGCAGCCTAATCACTCAAGTGTTACATGATTTAATTtctcagtgtatgtgtgttgatTGAGGTGCTTGTGTGGTACTTTGTGTTTGCCGTTCGCCAGGCAGCAGCCTACACTGCACCCCCTTGAGGGGCCCCTGGCTGCACACGCTGTTTCccatttaaaattgaaaaaaggGCGATTAATGGGCACTTTTCGAAGACCAACCAGTATTAACAGACATTTTGCTCAGTTCAGTTTTGCTAGTGAGCCTAAATGATCAGATATGAAATGTGCTGCTTTTTATTGTCTGTGTCCTTCTGAGCTTCTTAGTGCTAATGACGGTGCACTGCCAGTGCAGTACGAGGAGGACTGATCGAGTGTCCTACACAGCTGCTGTCATTCAGATGCACATTGAAATACGAAATACAGCAGATTGCTGGTGGTGCAATTCAAACTCTAACTgatcttttatttttgaaacacaTCGTTAGATTGCCTAGTGTTTTGGATGTTGTAACGGCACCGAAACTCTTTTTAACTATACCAGCTGTAGCAAGTGCAGAAAGATTGTTTTCAAAActaaaattgaataaaaaagaaactacCTAAGAAGTTCAATGTCCCAGGAGAGACTCTCAGTACTGTAAACTTTGAGTATAGAGAGCGACTGAGCAATGAATTCAGACCTGAAAGCCTTGAGTTTGCGCAAACAAATGTGAGAAAGCAATATGCctggaataaaacaaataaaaataagaaacaaagcACCGGTTCCCCAGTCTTAGAGCAGACAAGACAGACGAGGGCTAATTCACAGAGAGCAGTCCCGAGCAAAAGGTCAGATAAtggttttaattatatataaattgagGGAAAAGCCTTTGGTTTCATAGGGaggtacatttaatttaaagtaattaagatttaaaataatgacatgATTGTAAGTAACTGCTATTCATATTGGTTAAAggtgtttatatatgtgtgtgctgtATGAGAGGCTGCTCTGCAGTTGACAGGGGGGGCCCAGTATTTTGTGTTACACCACTGGATTGAGCTGCAAtcatcttttgtttttcttactactgaatttactttttaaaccaTACTGTCTCGATGTAGTGTgaacacattatttaaaaacaaaatgctgaatTTGATTGACATGTGTCATTGTGTCCCCTGGTCTATAGCTAGTCTAGTGTAGTCTTCTTGTCTACAATTGCAAGGAGGGAGACAAGAAAAAGTGTAATTTCCTGGTGTGTCCCACTAACAAGCTACTTCTCACAGCAAGGATGTGCTTAAATATGCAAAGCTCAAATAGGCTTATTCCTTTTTCGGTTGTGTTGTTGAAATGGTGGCTATATTATGCAAATTTGTAGCCTATATTGTTCACTGTCAATTGTTTAATCGTGGTGTGGTGGCACTGCCTATTCTATATAGCGCTTTAATTTGATCAGTCCCTGTTCTTGGTGctgttttcttatttcttatctGTTTTGCACATATAGACCTGCTTGATTCAATATACAGCAATAGAAATGCTTAGATTTTTGGGTCTGTAGAGTCTGGTTTGGTaaggggggggggtggacaacGGTTCAGGTAATGTAAgataaagcaaattaaattaacaccAGTTAGAGTACATCAAATTCACCCAAACTAATTGTTAGAAaccaataacaataaataattataattaagctGTGTAAGCCTTAAGTTATTTCATATgtaggtatttatttttttaaatattataattattatttatatttaaaaaatctataCATAACAAATAACACCCTCACTGTGTGGAACCGAACCCACAATGCCAGGTTCGCAGCAGTgtttcttaattattattattaattacacaTTTTAGAGGCCACtttataacattgttttaaggTCTTGCGAAAACATATTCTATTGATTTAAGGTTCCACTACCTGTAACATCATTTGTAGCCTACGGAGAAGTACTATTCCTCTAGGTAAGCAGCTAATCAGACCAGTTGATAAGTACCTGGAACAAAAGTTTGAGAGACCTGCTTTCTGACAGCAGGGCAGTCGCACTGGCTGGTGGGTCAGGTGTGTGTGAATGTCTGTGAGGGGTGAGGGGGGATGCACACACAGTGCCACACTGTCACAAGGCAAGACAGTGATTGTGACAAGAGCCAACAGGAGCTCTTCTGTCCCTGTTTTCCCTTTAAGGCAAACGTACAGTCCTAAAGTTATTTTGGTCAAACATTATAACAATTGTATTATGCAAACAGTAATATATCAATAatgatacagacacacagatggaCAAGCTACACAACTACAGGACGAGGGGTCTGTAACATAGCTGCTCTGATCCTGGCATGCTTATGTAGgttaatacatataaaatacacagaGACATACGCACAGACACTTCACATCTTTCCCCAGGTGTGATGTTTGACACACTCAACTCACCGGAGGCCAGCTGCATCCAGCCGCAGATCTTGTACACGGTCGCTGTGCTGCAGAAGAAGAACAGGGCGAAGCACACGATGCAGCTGATCACCAGCAATATGGACAGGCCGATGAAGAAGAAGGCGGCCTTGAAGGGGCTGTAGCTGAAGTCGGTGAAGCTGCCATCGCAGGGGAGATCCCTCCATATGCTGTGGCCGATGCAGTAGTGAAACAGGCCTAAGTAGCCGGCCATCGGGGTGTCCACGCCGTCGCCGATCCAGTAGGGCAGGACGAAGCACATCCCGTTGACGAAGGCGAAGAGGATGGTGAAGATGCCCCACAGCACCCCGATGGCCCGCGAGTTGCGCTCGTAGGTGCTCTGGTAGATCTTCGCCGCCTCCTGGTCCGGCAGCATCGGCGCAGGAGCCCCCGGAGCCGCGCTCATGACTGGCTGCTGTCGGGATCAGCCGCCCAGGCGCTGTCGTCGTCTCGTCAGCAGGAGGACCTAGACGGTTTGACTGCAATAGTGACAGCTGGAGCAATGCCGGCGCTGCTGCTCCTCTCTTCTGTCCCGGGGGGCTGCTGCGTATTAACGCGACCCCCGTGTCTCTCTGGGCTGCTCCCGCAGAAGGGCGCTCCTAACCCTCATCTCACTGCGCCTCCGCCCGGCACCTGATCGGCGACTGCAGAGCAAGTCTGGGCTGCGGTTCGGTTCGGTTCGGTGCTGCAGACTAATGGACtccgatctctctctctctctctctctctctctctctctctccagctgccTCTGACTCAGGGAGACGCTGCGACCTCTCTATCTTTCCATTCACAAACCAATACATaacatacatttgaataataatcacactaatcataataataataataataataataataataataataataataataaatcaaaacagGATCATCTAAACGCTGACGATTGAGTCGCAATACGCTCAGCAGCTCGTATTTATATCCAGACAGTAATATAACCAGGAGAGACTGGGCTACTGCTGCCTCGGCTCTGTCACAGTAATGAATACAGCACTGCGTGTGTACACAGAAACGTGAAATGTGTTACGGAGGTAAAACTGGTTTTGTATTCATTCGGACATTCGACAgacaattgtaatttaaagccGTTCAAATCAATAACGTATTCATGGTTTGTCACAGAAACATCTAACTAGATATTATTTATTCCAAAAGTGTCTGGCATACTTTTACAACCTTTACAACCTTCGTTTTGAATCATCATTTTAATTCCATAGAAATACATGTGCATGTCAATGTGccttattggcatgacaagtacaagtattgccaaagcagcaGTGACAAATGTCAAACAgtttcacatatatatatatatatatatatatatatatatatatatatatatatacactcacctaaaggattattaggaacacctgttcaatttctcattaatgcaattatctaaccaaccaatcacatggcagttgcttcaatgcatttaggggtgtggtcctggtcaagacaatctcctgaactccaaactgaatgtctgaatgggaaagaaaggtgatttagcaATTTAGAGCGTGGcatggtctgagtatttcacaatctgctcagttactgggattttcacgcacaaccaattctag
It contains:
- the LOC136760571 gene encoding LHFPL tetraspan subfamily member 3 protein, whose amino-acid sequence is MSAAPGAPAPMLPDQEAAKIYQSTYERNSRAIGVLWGIFTILFAFVNGMCFVLPYWIGDGVDTPMAGYLGLFHYCIGHSIWRDLPCDGSFTDFSYSPFKAAFFFIGLSILLVISCIVCFALFFFCSTATVYKICGWMQLASATCQALGCLIFPDGWDSDLVQQLCGDQTDKYSLGACSVRWAYILAIMGILNVLILSFLAFVLGNRQDGLMAEELLADSKDLIGAL